A window of the Thalassoglobus sp. JC818 genome harbors these coding sequences:
- the ahcY gene encoding adenosylhomocysteinase, whose translation MSTTQTLPYKVKSMDLAALGRKEIEIAEVEMPGLMALREKYGDSKPLKGARIAGCLHMTIQTAVLMETLVELGAEVRWSSCNIFSTQDHAAAAMAAAGIPTFAWKGETEEEFWWCIEQTLYWPDGQPLNMILDDGGDLTALVHNKYPELLEGINGLTEETTTGIKELRKLIKEGRLGVPAINVNDSVTKSKFDNLYGCRESLADGIKRATDVMVAGKAVVVCGYGDVGKGCADAMDGLGARVIVTEIDPICALQAAMEGYQVTTMEEAAKFGDIFVTTTGCKDVIRSEHLDAMKHNAIVCNIGHFDSEIQIAYLNNSSKIEKITIKEDSDVGGPVHKYVYPDGKALLVLAEGRLVNLGCATGHPSFVMSNSFTNQVLGQIELWTKADQYEKKLYVLPKELDEEVARLHLEQIGVKLTKLTEDQADYLGVPVEGPFKPDHYRY comes from the coding sequence ATGTCGACGACCCAGACCCTTCCGTACAAAGTCAAAAGTATGGACCTTGCGGCCCTTGGGCGAAAAGAAATCGAAATCGCCGAAGTTGAAATGCCGGGCTTGATGGCTCTCCGCGAGAAGTATGGCGACAGCAAGCCGCTCAAGGGAGCTCGCATCGCTGGATGTCTCCACATGACCATCCAGACAGCTGTTCTCATGGAAACACTGGTTGAGTTGGGAGCAGAAGTTCGCTGGTCCAGCTGCAACATCTTCTCAACGCAAGATCACGCTGCTGCTGCCATGGCCGCTGCGGGAATTCCAACGTTCGCCTGGAAAGGCGAAACCGAAGAAGAATTCTGGTGGTGCATTGAGCAAACACTGTACTGGCCAGATGGTCAGCCACTGAACATGATTCTGGACGACGGTGGAGATCTCACCGCTCTGGTTCACAACAAATATCCAGAACTTCTTGAAGGCATCAACGGCCTGACCGAAGAAACAACAACTGGTATCAAGGAACTTCGCAAGCTGATCAAAGAAGGTCGCCTCGGCGTACCTGCGATCAACGTGAATGACTCCGTGACCAAAAGCAAATTCGACAACCTCTACGGATGTCGCGAATCTCTTGCCGACGGAATCAAACGAGCGACTGACGTGATGGTGGCCGGAAAGGCTGTCGTCGTCTGTGGTTACGGTGACGTCGGAAAAGGTTGTGCCGATGCAATGGACGGGCTGGGTGCTCGCGTCATTGTCACAGAAATCGATCCGATCTGTGCTCTTCAGGCAGCCATGGAAGGGTATCAAGTCACCACAATGGAAGAGGCAGCCAAGTTCGGCGATATCTTCGTGACCACGACCGGATGTAAAGATGTCATCCGCAGTGAGCACCTTGATGCGATGAAGCACAACGCCATCGTTTGCAACATCGGCCACTTCGATTCCGAAATTCAGATCGCCTACTTGAACAACAGTTCAAAGATCGAAAAGATCACGATCAAAGAAGATTCGGATGTCGGCGGACCTGTCCACAAGTACGTTTACCCAGATGGCAAAGCATTGCTCGTTCTGGCTGAAGGACGACTTGTGAACCTCGGTTGTGCCACCGGTCACCCATCATTCGTGATGTCCAACAGCTTCACGAACCAGGTGCTGGGACAGATCGAACTTTGGACCAAAGCAGATCAGTACGAAAAGAAATTGTACGTGCTGCCAAAAGAACTCGACGAAGAGGTCGCTCGTTTGCACCTCGAGCAAATCGGTGTCAAGTTGACCAAACTCACCGAAGATCAGGCAGACTACCTCGGCGTTCCTGTCGAAGGTCCATTCAAGCCAGATCACTATCGATACTAG
- a CDS encoding isoprenyl transferase, which produces MAVESPYTDNDLNALGLSREKIPRHIAMIMDGNGRWAQQRGLPRIEGHRRGVQSVRTVVEECARLNVEQLTLYCFSSENWKRPRLELELLMSLLQRYVVAEREEIMRQDIRFSTIGRTDRISSRILSEVNQTIEMSAHNPGMRLCLALDYGARDELVMAVRSICERALKGELLPEEITEETVAKHLYTADMGDPDLLIRTAGEMRVSNFLLWQISYAELWVTETLWPDFRSEELFSALKGFASRDRRFGGLNKPSSPAGT; this is translated from the coding sequence GTGGCTGTTGAATCTCCTTACACAGATAACGACCTGAACGCACTCGGACTGAGCCGCGAGAAAATTCCCCGTCATATCGCCATGATTATGGACGGAAATGGTCGTTGGGCACAGCAACGCGGACTTCCTCGAATTGAAGGTCACCGTAGGGGTGTGCAAAGTGTGCGGACCGTCGTCGAGGAGTGCGCTCGCCTGAATGTTGAGCAGTTGACTCTCTATTGCTTCAGCAGCGAGAACTGGAAGAGACCACGGCTGGAACTCGAACTTCTCATGAGTCTTCTCCAACGTTACGTCGTTGCTGAGCGAGAGGAGATCATGCGGCAGGACATCCGGTTCTCAACGATCGGAAGAACGGATCGCATCAGTTCCCGAATTCTTTCGGAAGTCAATCAGACGATCGAAATGAGCGCACACAATCCGGGAATGAGGCTGTGCCTGGCCCTCGATTATGGGGCTCGAGATGAACTGGTGATGGCTGTCCGAAGTATTTGCGAACGTGCTCTCAAAGGGGAACTTCTCCCGGAGGAGATCACCGAAGAAACGGTCGCCAAACACCTTTACACCGCGGATATGGGAGATCCCGACCTGTTGATTCGAACAGCCGGCGAAATGCGTGTCAGCAACTTTCTCCTCTGGCAAATCAGTTACGCCGAATTGTGGGTTACCGAAACTCTCTGGCCGGACTTCCGCTCAGAAGAACTCTTCTCAGCATTAAAAGGTTTTGCATCGCGCGACCGTCGGTTTGGGGGACTCAATAAACCCTCTTCCCCCGCTGGGACATAA